GGGCGTGCGCATCGTCACCGTGAGGGCCGAACCGCCGACGCGCAGCTCGAGGGGCTCCTCGACGCTGATGGTGTCGGGGCCGGTGCTCGTGGTCGCCGCCTCGACGTCGATGCGGGTGACCCGCCTGCGAACCGTGACCCGACCCATGGCTCCAGCGTGCCAGACTCGCCGCATGGTCGGCAGCGCGGGCACCCCCGGCACCGCGCCCGGCCACCCCGGCGCCGCCACCGTGGCCGTCGTGCTCACCGGCGGCCGCTCGAGCCGCATGGGCACCCACAAGCCTGCCCTCGACGTGGGTGGACGCACCGTGGTCGACCGGGTCGTCGCCGCCGCGGCCCCGTGGCCGGTCGTCGTCGTCGGCCGCAGCAAGGGGGTCCCTGCGGGCACCCGGGTGGTCGCCGACGCGCAGCCGGATGCCGGGCCGGTCGCCGCACTCGCGACCGCGCTGCCGTACGTGCTGGGGTCGACGGCCGACGTGGTCGTCGTCCTCGCCGGTGACCTGCCGCTCGTCAGCCACGAGCATCTCGAGCGGTTGCGGGAGCACGCTCTGCAGACCCCGCCCTCGCCGGCGGTCACCGCCGACCCGGACGGGCGTCTCAACTGGCTCTGCGCGGCATGGCCCACCGCCCTCCTGGCCGGTCGGCTGCGCGCGCTCGCCGAGGGCGACGGCGTGGTCGGCCGCAGCGTCCGCAGCCTCGTCGGCGACCTCGAGGTGCGACCGGTGCCCCACGACGGCGACGTGGTGGACGTCGACACCCCCGCCGACCTCGCGGCCGTGCGCGCCCTGCTGTCCGAACTGTCCAGATCCGATCCGGTTCAGCCGCAACGGGATTCGCGGCCTGGTGACGAGGCCGAGTCTGGGAGTGCGTCCGCAGACCGGTAAGCCCGACGTCGCAGAGCGGGAAAGCGCCGGCCAAGTCTCCACCTCCGGTTGGCAAAGAAACGGCAAGGCCGTTGACCCTCGCTCGTGACGGCTGCCAACGTCGCCCCCGGCCTCAGGGCGGTCGCCGACCACGCGATGTCCGGGCCCACGTCGAGCGGCGAGAGGCCGCTCCCTTCCAAGGAGAGACACGTGAACCGACTGAAGTCCGGGCTGGCGACCGGGGGCCTCATGGCCCTGGCGCTGGCCGTGTCGCCGGCGATCCCGGCCGGTGCCGCCACCAGCGCGACCGCCAGCACCGCCGGCACCGCGGCCGCCGCCCCCGCGGCCGGAAACGAGGCGACGCTGAAGGCGGCCGAGCAGGCGAAGGCGCCTGCGACGGCATCCGCCCTCGGCCTCGGCTCCGACGAGAAGCTCACCGTGCGCTCGGTCGTCACGGACGCCGACGGGGCCACGCACGTGCGCTACGAGCGCACGCTCGGCGGGCTGCGCGTCATCGGCGGCGACCTCGTGGCCCACCGCGACACGTCAGGCACGCTCACCGGCACGACGTACAACCTCCGCAAGGCCGTGCGGCCGGCCAGCCTCACCCCCCGCATCGACCGGTCGCGCGCCGAGGCGACCGCCGCGGCCACCTCGCGCGCCGCGGGCAAGCGCACCGGCGCCGGCGAGCTCGTCGTCTTCCAGGGCGCGACCGGGCCCCGCCTGGCCTACGACGTCGTCACGACCGGCGTCCAGGCCGACCAGACGCCCTCGCGCCTGCACACCGTCGTCGACGCGACGACCGGCGCGACCCTCACGAGCTTCGACGAGATCAAGCACGGCACCGGCCAGGGCATCTTCGTCGGCACCGTCAGCCTCGGCACGACCTCGAGCGGGGGCAGCCACCAGCTGCGCGACTCGATCGGCAACTACACGACCGACCTCAACGGGGCGACGTCCGGCACCGGCACGACGTTCACCGACGCCGACGACCAGTGGGGCAACGGCTCGGTCAGCAGCCGCCAGTCGGCCGCCGTCGACGCGCACTACGGCGCCGAGAAGACGTACGACTACTACAACACGCAGCTCGGCCGCGCCGGCATCTGGAACAACGGCACGGGCGCCCGCAGCCGCGTCCACTACGGCAGCAACTACTCGAACGCCTTCTGGGACGGCACCCAGATGACCTACGGCGACGGCGCGAGCAACACCCACCCCCTCGTCGAGCTCGACGTCGCCGGGCACGAGATGAGCCACGGCGTCACCGAGAACACGGCGAACCTCACGTACTCCGGCGAGTCGGGCGGCCTCAACGAGGCGACCTCCGACATCTTCGGCACCGCCGTCGAGTGGTACGCCAACAACCCCTCCGACACCCCGGACTACCTCATCGGCGAGGAGGTCAACCTCAACGGAAACGGCACCCCGCTGCGCTACATGGACAAGCCGAGCAAGGACGGCGCGTCGAAGGACTGCTGGAGCAGCTCGCTCAAGGGCCTGGACCCGCACTACTCGTCGGGCCCGCTCAACCACTGGTACTACCTGCTCAGCGAGGGCTCGGGCGCCAAGACCATCAACGGCGTCAGCTACAACAGCCCCACCTGCAACGGCGGCACCGTCACCGGCATCAGCCACCAGAAGGCCGAGAAGATCTGGTACCGCACGCTGTCGACGTACCTGACGAGCTCGAGCACGTACTCGAACGCCCGCACCGGCGCCGTCCGCGCGGCGAAGGACCTCTACGGCGCCGGCAGCGCCGAGTGCTCCTCGGTCGAGGCCGCGTTCTCGGCCATCTCGGTCGTCGCGACGAGCGAGACGTGCGGTGGCGGCACGACGCCTCCCCCCACCACCGGCACCGGCGTGACGAACGGCGGCTTCGAGTCGGGGCAGACCGGCTGGACCGGGAGCAGCGGCCCCATCACGAACGACTCCGGGCGCCCGGCGCACGGGGGCTCGTGGAAGATGTGGCTCGGCGGCAACGGCACGACCGCCAGCGAGAACGAGGCCCAGACCATCGCGGTCCCCTCGAGCGCGACGTCGCCGACGCTGACCTACTGGGTGCGCGTCGACACCGCGGAGACGACGACCTCGACGGCCTACGACAAGGCGACGGTCTCGGTCGGAGGCACCGCCGTCAAGAGCTACTCGAACCTGTCGTCGCCCAAGGCGACGTGGTCGCAGGTGACGGTCGACCTCAGCGCTTGGAAGGGCCAGTCGGTCTCGCTCAAGTTCGCCGCGACCGAGGACTCCTCGGCCCAGACGAGCTTCGTCTTCGACGACGTGGCCACCTCGTTCTGACCCGCCACCGTCGAGAGGCCGCGTCCTGACGCCGGCCCACCCGGCCGACCAAGCCGTCGACAGGCCACGTCCTGACCCCCGTCGGGACGTGGCCTCTCGACGTGCCGGCGAACACACCGAGCAATGAGGAGGTCCGCGAGTTGCAACACGCGGATCTGCTCATTGCTCGGTGTGTTCGCCAAGCCGAGCCGAACCGGGCCGAGCCAGGCAGGGGTGGATGCCGGGTGGCCCGGCCGGTGCCTCAGCTCGCGGGGGGCGTGGTCGGCGTGGTGCAGCTGGTGACGGCGGGCGTCGTCAGGGTCACGTCGGTGAGCAGGCCGTTCACCATGGTGCTGACGGACCCGAGGGAGGCGTCGGAGAGGTCGACGACCCGGCCGTGGTGGTCGGTCACCGTGACGACGATGGGGTCGCTGGGTCCGTTCGAACCGTCGAGGTCGCCGCCACCGGCAGGCACCCCGTCGTCGCTGCCCTGCCCGCTCACGCCGAGACCTCCGGGGGCCAGCGGGTCGACCTTCAGGATCTCGAGCGCCGTCATCATCTGCGAGCGCGTGGCGCCGCTCAGGGTGCACAGCCGGTCGTGCACCGACAGGGTGTTGACGATGACGCGGCCGTCGGCTCGCAGCGTGAGCCGGTCGTCGAACCCGGCGATGCCGCCGGTGCGGTGCACGGTCAGGGGGAAGATCGGGGCGGCCGACCCGCGACCGGCTCCGCCGACGTCGCCGCCCTGCACCCCGCCCACACCCGGGTCCCCGAGCCCGTCGAGACCGCCCACGCCGCCGCCGGCGGTGGGCGACCCGGACCCGTCGGACCCGTCGGGGTCGGCCGGCGCGGTGCTCGCGGTGTCGCCACCGGGCGCGCCGGAGCCGTCATCGGGCAGCACGGAGGCGCACCCGCCCAGAGCGAGTGCGCACACGGCCAGCCCTGACGCCAAGCCCTTCGCCCCCATGCCGTCCATAGTGCGCCATCGCCGCGCCCGATGCACGTCCGCGGCGTGGCGAATCGACCACCGCCGGCCGAACTTCGGGTGGCGGGCCGGCGTCGACGGGTGAAGGCTCGACGAGGCCCGGCAACCGGACCGGGCCTGATGCGACTGCGACGAGAGGGCGTCACGACGCCCGGAAGGAGGGGCTCGCGTGACAGACGACCTGAGCCCGACACCCACCCCCGACGACCCGGCCGGTGGCCCCAGACCCCCACGCAGGCGAGGACGGACGGCGGCCTTCGCCGTCACCTCGGTCACCTGCGCCGTGACCCTCGTGGCCGGCCTCGCCGCCTCCGGCTCCGCCGTGGCGGCCGCCGACTCGGGCGCCAGCGGTGCCCCGTCCGCGGTGAGCGTCGGCAGCGACGCCGGGAGCCGCGAGCGGGCCTTCGCCGCCGCCTCCCGCGAGTTCGGCGTGCCCCGGACCGTGCTCGAGGCGGTCTCGTACGCCCAGACCCGGTGGGACTTCCACCCCGGTCACAGCACGACCGGCGGCTACGGCCCCATGCACCTCGTCGACGCCGCCCTCGGCTCGCCCGCGGAGGGCAAGGGCCTCGGCACCCTCGGCACCCTCGGCACGGCGACGACGACAGCGACCGCGGGGGCGGACGGCACGGCATCCGGTGACGCCCGCCTCGCCGACACGCTCGGCCGCGCGGCCCGGTTGACCGGCCTGACGAAGGACGCGCTGCGCACCGACGAGCTGGCCAACATCCGCGGCGGCGCCGCGCTGCTCGCCGACACCCAGCGACGCCTCGGCCACCCGACGGGGGCCACGAGCGACGCGGGGCAGTGGTACGCCGCGGTCGCCGACGCCTCCGGCACGGGCGACCGGGCGGCGGCCGAGGGCTTCGCCGACGACGCGTACGCCGTCATCGCCTCGGGCGCCTCCCGCCAGACCGTCGACGGCAAGCGCCTCGGCCTGCTGCCCGCGAAGGTGACGCCCCAGCGGGGTCAGCTCGCCGGGCTCAAGCTGCGCGCCGGCGCGACGAACGGCCCGGTCGACTGCCCCAAGGCACTCGACTGCGAGTGGATCCCCGCGCCCTACGAGAAGACGGGCGAGGGGGCCGGCGACTACGGCAACCACGACCTCGCGAACCGGCCCAAGGCGCCGAAGATCACGAACATCGTCATTCACAACACGGAGGCGAGCTACGACACGACCCTGCAGCTCGTCACCGACCCGACCTACCTGGCCTGGAACTACACGCTGCGCTCGTCGGACGGCCACGTCGCGCAGCACCTCGCGCCGCAGGACGTCGGCTGGCACGCGGGCAACTGGTACGTCAACATGCACTCGATCGGCCTCGAGCACGAGGGCTACGCCGCGACGGGTGCCCTGTGGTTCAGCGAGCCGATGTACCGCTCGTCGGCGCGCCTCGTGAAGTACCTGGCGCGGAAGTACGACATCCCGCTCGACATGCAGCACGTCTTCGGCCACGACCAGATCCCGGGCGTGACACCGGCCAACGTGCCGACGATGCACTGGGACCCGGGTCCCTACTGGGACTGGGAGCACTACTTCCAGCTGCTCGGGGCGCCGCTGCGCCAGACGAGCGCGGCCGACCGCAAGGCCACCGACCTCGTGCGGATCCTGCCCCGCTACGAGAGCAACAAGCAGCCCGTCACCGGCTGCGAGACGACGTCGTCGCCGTGCGCCCCCCTCGGCACCAACTTCGTCTACCTGCGCTCCGACGCCAGCCCGACGGCCCCGCTCGTCAACGACGTCGGCCTCAAGCCCGACGGCTCGCCGGCCACGACGCAGGTGAGCGACATCGGCGCCCGCGCCCAGGCGGGCCTCGAGTTCGCCGTGGCGGAGCGCCGCGGCGACTGGACCGCCATCTGGTTCAACGGCGTCAAGGGCTGGTTCTGGAACCCGCGCAGCGCCCCGACGGCCCTACCCGTCAAGGGCAAGTACGTCACGCCCAAGGCGGGCCTCGCCTCGGCGCCGGTCTACGGCCGGGCCTATCCGGAGGCGTCGGCCTACCCGGCCGGCATCCCCGTCCAGGCCCTCGCGCCGCTGCAGTACACGGTCGCCGCGGGCCAGCGGTACGCCGTCGGTGACCTCACCGTGCCGACCGACTACTACCGCGCGACGACGTTCAGCACCGACACGCCCGACGACCACGTCGACGTCGTCGGTGGCGACCGCTACTACCAGATCAGCCTCGGCCACCGGTTCGCCTTCGTGCGCGCCGCCGACGTCGACGTCGTCCGGGCGAAGTAGCGCGGGCACGACCCGGCCACGACGCGAGGATGCCGGCACGCCCACCCGGGCGTGCCGGCATCCTCCACGTCACGCCCCGTCGAGAGGGCGCGTAGCCCCCGTCGAGAGGGCGCGTGGCCCCCGTCGAGTGGGCACGGCCGGCCCCTGAGGCCCGCCGCTCAGCCCTCGTAGCGCTTCAGGAAGTCGATGATGAAGGGGGCGGCGTCGGTCGTGCCGCTCTCACCCTCCTCGTTGTAGGCGGCGACGGCGATGTCGCCCGTGCCGGCCACCATCCACGCGTGGGTCCGCGGGGGGTTGGTCGTGCCGAACTCGGCGGTGCCGGTCTTGGCGTACTGCACCCCGACCTGGGCCAGCACCTTGCCCGACCCCTCCGTGACGACGGCCCGC
This is a stretch of genomic DNA from Terracoccus luteus. It encodes these proteins:
- the mobA gene encoding molybdenum cofactor guanylyltransferase; translation: MVGSAGTPGTAPGHPGAATVAVVLTGGRSSRMGTHKPALDVGGRTVVDRVVAAAAPWPVVVVGRSKGVPAGTRVVADAQPDAGPVAALATALPYVLGSTADVVVVLAGDLPLVSHEHLERLREHALQTPPSPAVTADPDGRLNWLCAAWPTALLAGRLRALAEGDGVVGRSVRSLVGDLEVRPVPHDGDVVDVDTPADLAAVRALLSELSRSDPVQPQRDSRPGDEAESGSASADR
- a CDS encoding M4 family metallopeptidase, producing MNRLKSGLATGGLMALALAVSPAIPAGAATSATASTAGTAAAAPAAGNEATLKAAEQAKAPATASALGLGSDEKLTVRSVVTDADGATHVRYERTLGGLRVIGGDLVAHRDTSGTLTGTTYNLRKAVRPASLTPRIDRSRAEATAAATSRAAGKRTGAGELVVFQGATGPRLAYDVVTTGVQADQTPSRLHTVVDATTGATLTSFDEIKHGTGQGIFVGTVSLGTTSSGGSHQLRDSIGNYTTDLNGATSGTGTTFTDADDQWGNGSVSSRQSAAVDAHYGAEKTYDYYNTQLGRAGIWNNGTGARSRVHYGSNYSNAFWDGTQMTYGDGASNTHPLVELDVAGHEMSHGVTENTANLTYSGESGGLNEATSDIFGTAVEWYANNPSDTPDYLIGEEVNLNGNGTPLRYMDKPSKDGASKDCWSSSLKGLDPHYSSGPLNHWYYLLSEGSGAKTINGVSYNSPTCNGGTVTGISHQKAEKIWYRTLSTYLTSSSTYSNARTGAVRAAKDLYGAGSAECSSVEAAFSAISVVATSETCGGGTTPPPTTGTGVTNGGFESGQTGWTGSSGPITNDSGRPAHGGSWKMWLGGNGTTASENEAQTIAVPSSATSPTLTYWVRVDTAETTTSTAYDKATVSVGGTAVKSYSNLSSPKATWSQVTVDLSAWKGQSVSLKFAATEDSSAQTSFVFDDVATSF
- a CDS encoding N-acetylmuramoyl-L-alanine amidase — translated: MTDDLSPTPTPDDPAGGPRPPRRRGRTAAFAVTSVTCAVTLVAGLAASGSAVAAADSGASGAPSAVSVGSDAGSRERAFAAASREFGVPRTVLEAVSYAQTRWDFHPGHSTTGGYGPMHLVDAALGSPAEGKGLGTLGTLGTATTTATAGADGTASGDARLADTLGRAARLTGLTKDALRTDELANIRGGAALLADTQRRLGHPTGATSDAGQWYAAVADASGTGDRAAAEGFADDAYAVIASGASRQTVDGKRLGLLPAKVTPQRGQLAGLKLRAGATNGPVDCPKALDCEWIPAPYEKTGEGAGDYGNHDLANRPKAPKITNIVIHNTEASYDTTLQLVTDPTYLAWNYTLRSSDGHVAQHLAPQDVGWHAGNWYVNMHSIGLEHEGYAATGALWFSEPMYRSSARLVKYLARKYDIPLDMQHVFGHDQIPGVTPANVPTMHWDPGPYWDWEHYFQLLGAPLRQTSAADRKATDLVRILPRYESNKQPVTGCETTSSPCAPLGTNFVYLRSDASPTAPLVNDVGLKPDGSPATTQVSDIGARAQAGLEFAVAERRGDWTAIWFNGVKGWFWNPRSAPTALPVKGKYVTPKAGLASAPVYGRAYPEASAYPAGIPVQALAPLQYTVAAGQRYAVGDLTVPTDYYRATTFSTDTPDDHVDVVGGDRYYQISLGHRFAFVRAADVDVVRAK